In Leclercia sp. LSNIH1, the genomic stretch TCACTTCCTCTGATTGACAACGGGTGATGCACAGTAAGTGTAGAACGGCTCAGAGCGTGATTTAGGGCAAAAAATTGATGATGATCTGCTTATTTTTTGAACGACATTTTTTGACAATTCCATGACAAATCAGCGACATACAGGTGACTGATTTCTGGTGTTTTATTCTGTGGCGCAGAGAAATATTTACCGTTGCGCCCGCAACGGGTATCTTACGCCGCTGTTTACAGGAGAACGCCATGACATCCCAGAAGCCGGGGTTGCATCCTCGCAACCGCCACCGTAGCCGTTACGACATGAATGCCTTATGCGAGAGCTGTCCGGCGCTGCGCGAATTTATCACCCAGACGCCCACAGGCGAGCCAACGGTGAACTTCGCCGATCCACAGGCGGTGAAGACGCTGAATAAAGCGCTGCTGATGCATTTCTACGGGGTGACGCAGTGGGATATTCCGGACGGCTATCTCTGCCCACCGGTGCCGGGGCGTGCCGACTACATTCACCATCTCGCCGATCTGCTGGCGGAGGGTAACAACGGCGTCGCTCCCGCAGAGGCAACCCTCCTGGATATCGGCACCGGCTCGAACCTCATTTACCCGCTGATTGGTGTGCATGAATATGGCTGGCGCTTTACCGGCAGCGAAGTGGACCCGCAGGCGTTTGCCAACGCCACGGCCATCATTAACGGTAACCCCGGCATGAGCCGCGCCATCCGTCTGCGTCGTCAGAAAGAGGCCTCGGCAATCTTCACGGGTATTATCCATAAAAACGAACAGTACGATGCCACCCTGTGTAATCCGCCGTTTCATGATTCCGCTGAATCCGCCCGGGCGGGCAGCGAGCGTAAGCGTCGCAACCTCGGCCAGGCGGCCGATGCCGCGCTGAACTTCGGCGGCCAGCAGCAGGAGCT encodes the following:
- the rlmF gene encoding 23S rRNA (adenine(1618)-N(6))-methyltransferase RlmF: MTSQKPGLHPRNRHRSRYDMNALCESCPALREFITQTPTGEPTVNFADPQAVKTLNKALLMHFYGVTQWDIPDGYLCPPVPGRADYIHHLADLLAEGNNGVAPAEATLLDIGTGSNLIYPLIGVHEYGWRFTGSEVDPQAFANATAIINGNPGMSRAIRLRRQKEASAIFTGIIHKNEQYDATLCNPPFHDSAESARAGSERKRRNLGQAADAALNFGGQQQELWCEGGEVAFITKIIAESAQFARQVKWFTTLVSRSENLPPLYRALTDVGAVKVVKKEMAQGQKQSRFIAWTFMDNARRRQR